One stretch of Streptomyces sp. A2-16 DNA includes these proteins:
- the rsfS gene encoding ribosome silencing factor, with product MTATDRSLELVNTAAQAAADKLAHDVIAYDVSDVLSITDAFLLASAPNDRQVKSIVDEIEERLSKELGAKPVRREGDREARWVLLDYVDIVVHVQHSEERVFYALERLWKDCPELELPADAKATRGKGEEHAKLRAEEDDTEFGEPR from the coding sequence GTGACCGCCACTGACCGTTCCCTCGAGCTCGTCAACACCGCCGCGCAGGCGGCCGCCGACAAGCTCGCCCACGACGTGATCGCCTATGACGTCAGCGACGTCCTCTCGATCACCGACGCCTTCCTGCTGGCGTCCGCGCCCAACGACCGCCAGGTCAAGTCCATCGTCGACGAGATCGAGGAGCGCCTCTCGAAGGAGCTCGGCGCCAAGCCGGTGCGCCGCGAGGGCGACCGCGAGGCCCGCTGGGTCCTGCTCGACTACGTGGACATCGTCGTCCATGTCCAGCACAGCGAGGAGCGGGTCTTCTACGCCCTGGAGCGGCTGTGGAAGGACTGCCCCGAGCTGGAGCTGCCGGCCGACGCCAAGGCGACCCGCGGCAAGGGCGAGGAGCACGCCAAGCTCCGGGCCGAGGAGGACGACACCGAGTTCGGGGAGCCGCGGTGA
- a CDS encoding LCP family protein gives MNDRYDAGYGDDQENQYQLVGYDEYGRPVYQQVPPQQAPQQQYDPYAQQGYGYDPYATGTHDPAPAYDPYGTGDTGQQAPVPPYDPYGGGPQQGGGPASAYDPYGRAAASGQQPRVAEQTAYIPQQGGPGGGAQTGHGQAAGTQAGPGHAAGSQGGQGYAAGPQSGQGHMAGSQVGQGAAPGSRAGQGHGPAVDEDAAGSGRPGGRPGAEGADGDERQYHTAQFAFVEEPDGDSEDVIDWLNFTENRTERREEAKRRARSRLVALVVVLALVAVGGVGYLWYAGKLPGLSDSPSKKGTTIAASAQNRDVIVVHLHNTTKGGTSTALLVDNTTTKQGTTVLIPNSLNLTADDGSTTTLAKSVDDDGSSGTVDALDTVLGTDIEGTWRLDTPYLQNLVDLVGNIDVDTNAAVPDPDAKKKGQAPLVSKGKGQTLSGKMAVAYATYRASGEAQNAQLERFGQVLQGVLRKLSSDPTAATTTVQTLAQILDPSLTDKDLGTFLAKLADLAKGGDYKTALLPVQQDGTLSAAASASVVKDVLGGKAKSPDKDAAVSVSVQNATGTRDNTEKARVVLLNGGFTFIDGGTPSSSRATSKVLYADAADKANATEVAKTLGLPTSAVAKGTISSSANVSVVLGQDYKPDSSS, from the coding sequence GTGAACGACCGATACGACGCGGGCTACGGCGACGACCAGGAGAACCAGTACCAGCTGGTCGGCTACGACGAGTACGGCCGGCCGGTGTACCAGCAGGTCCCGCCGCAACAGGCCCCGCAGCAGCAGTACGACCCCTACGCCCAGCAGGGCTACGGCTACGACCCGTACGCCACGGGAACCCACGACCCGGCCCCTGCCTACGACCCCTACGGCACCGGCGACACCGGTCAGCAGGCGCCCGTGCCGCCCTACGACCCCTACGGCGGCGGGCCCCAGCAGGGCGGCGGACCGGCGTCCGCGTACGACCCCTACGGCCGGGCCGCCGCGAGCGGCCAGCAGCCCCGCGTCGCCGAGCAGACGGCCTACATCCCGCAGCAGGGCGGGCCCGGCGGGGGAGCGCAGACCGGCCACGGCCAGGCTGCGGGAACCCAGGCCGGCCCGGGGCACGCCGCGGGCTCGCAGGGCGGCCAGGGGTACGCTGCCGGCCCGCAGTCCGGGCAGGGGCACATGGCGGGCTCGCAGGTCGGTCAGGGGGCCGCTCCGGGCTCTCGGGCCGGGCAGGGCCACGGTCCCGCGGTGGACGAGGACGCCGCCGGCTCCGGTCGTCCCGGCGGCCGTCCCGGTGCCGAGGGCGCCGACGGTGACGAACGGCAGTACCACACCGCGCAGTTCGCCTTCGTCGAGGAGCCCGACGGCGACTCCGAGGACGTCATCGACTGGCTCAACTTCACCGAGAACCGCACCGAGCGCCGCGAGGAGGCCAAGCGCCGCGCCCGCAGCCGGCTCGTCGCCCTGGTCGTCGTCCTCGCCCTGGTCGCGGTGGGCGGTGTCGGCTACCTCTGGTACGCCGGGAAGCTCCCCGGTCTGTCCGACTCGCCGAGCAAGAAGGGCACCACGATCGCGGCGAGCGCCCAGAACCGCGACGTGATCGTCGTCCATCTGCACAACACCACCAAGGGCGGCACCTCCACCGCGCTGCTCGTCGACAACACCACCACCAAACAGGGCACCACCGTCCTGATCCCCAACTCCCTCAACCTGACGGCCGACGACGGCTCCACGACGACCCTCGCCAAATCGGTCGACGACGACGGCTCCTCCGGGACCGTCGACGCCCTCGACACCGTCCTCGGCACCGACATCGAGGGCACCTGGCGACTGGACACCCCCTATCTGCAGAACCTGGTCGACCTCGTCGGCAACATCGACGTCGACACCAACGCCGCCGTGCCCGACCCGGACGCCAAGAAGAAGGGCCAGGCGCCGCTGGTGAGCAAGGGCAAGGGCCAGACCCTCAGCGGCAAGATGGCCGTCGCCTACGCCACCTACCGTGCCTCGGGCGAGGCCCAGAACGCCCAGCTGGAGCGCTTCGGCCAGGTCCTGCAGGGCGTCCTGCGCAAGCTGTCCTCCGACCCGACGGCAGCGACCACCACCGTGCAGACGCTGGCCCAGATCCTCGACCCCTCCCTGACCGACAAGGACCTCGGCACCTTCCTCGCCAAGCTCGCCGACCTCGCCAAGGGCGGCGACTACAAGACCGCGCTGCTGCCGGTCCAGCAGGACGGCACCCTGAGCGCGGCGGCCAGCGCGAGCGTGGTCAAGGACGTCCTCGGCGGCAAGGCGAAGAGCCCCGACAAGGACGCGGCCGTGAGCGTCTCGGTGCAGAACGCCACCGGCACCCGGGACAACACCGAGAAGGCGCGTGTCGTCCTCCTCAACGGCGGCTTCACCTTCATCGACGGCGGCACGCCCTCCTCGTCCCGGGCCACCTCCAAGGTCCTCTACGCCGACGCCGCCGACAAGGCGAACGCCACCGAGGTCGCCAAGACCCTGGGCCTGCCCACCAGCGCCGTCGCCAAGGGCACGATCTCGTCGAGCGCGAACGTCTCCGTGGTCCTCGGCCAGGACTACAAGCCGGACTCCTCGTCCTAG
- the nadD gene encoding nicotinate-nucleotide adenylyltransferase has product MGEQDMPTGPGNSPSSPGKRRLGVMGGTFDPIHHGHLVAASEVAAQFHLDEVVFVPTGQPWQKTHRRVSPAEDRYLMTVIATAENPQFSVSRIDIDRGGATYTTDTLRDLKALNPDTDIFFITGADALGQILTWRDAEELFALAHFIGVTRPGHTLADPGLPEGGVSLVEVPALAISSTDCRARVAKGDPVWYLVPDGVVRYIDKRELYRGE; this is encoded by the coding sequence ATGGGAGAGCAGGACATGCCTACCGGCCCGGGCAACAGCCCGTCGAGCCCCGGCAAGCGCCGCCTGGGCGTCATGGGCGGAACGTTCGACCCGATCCACCACGGGCACCTCGTGGCGGCCAGCGAGGTCGCCGCGCAGTTCCACCTGGACGAGGTGGTGTTCGTACCGACGGGTCAGCCGTGGCAGAAGACCCACCGCAGGGTCTCCCCGGCCGAGGACCGTTATCTGATGACGGTCATCGCGACCGCCGAGAACCCGCAGTTCTCGGTCAGCCGCATCGACATCGACCGCGGCGGCGCGACCTACACCACGGACACCCTGCGCGACCTCAAGGCCCTCAACCCCGACACCGACATCTTCTTCATCACGGGCGCCGACGCCCTCGGCCAGATCCTCACCTGGCGGGACGCCGAAGAGCTGTTCGCCCTCGCGCACTTCATCGGAGTCACCCGGCCCGGCCATACCCTGGCCGACCCCGGGCTGCCCGAAGGCGGCGTCTCGCTCGTCGAGGTCCCCGCCCTCGCCATCTCCTCCACCGACTGCCGGGCGAGAGTCGCCAAGGGCGACCCCGTCTGGTACCTGGTGCCGGACGGAGTCGTGCGTTACATCGACAAGCGCGAGCTGTACCGCGGCGAGTGA
- a CDS encoding M48 family metallopeptidase, which produces MSDDGHQNNGHENVPSRQRKRFPGISSRAYEHPADRSALVALRKLSGFDTVFKALSGLLPERSLRLLFLSDSVRVSDQQFAYLNDMLRDACYILDLEKVPPMYVNQDPQPNAMCIGLDEPIIVVTTGLVDLLDEEEMRAVVGHEVGHALSGHSVYRTILLFLTSLALRVAWIPLGNLAIMAIVTALREWFRKSELSADRAGLLVGQDLKASMRGLMKLAGGHHLHEMNVDAFLKQAEEYEAGGDLRDSVLKILNVLPRSHPFTTVRAAELKKWAESRDYQRIMDGHYPRRTEDKDTSVTDSFRESAASYATNVKSSKDPLMKLVSDIAGGAGDLGGRVRRGFGGFSNSAPRDDGRPDEGDGPTQTG; this is translated from the coding sequence ATGTCCGACGACGGCCATCAGAACAACGGTCACGAGAACGTGCCGAGCAGGCAGCGCAAGCGTTTCCCGGGTATCTCCTCGCGTGCGTACGAGCACCCCGCCGACCGCTCCGCCCTGGTGGCGCTGCGCAAGCTGAGCGGTTTCGACACGGTGTTCAAGGCGCTCAGCGGCCTGCTCCCGGAGCGGAGCCTGCGGCTGCTGTTCCTGTCCGACTCGGTGCGCGTCTCCGACCAGCAGTTCGCGTACCTCAACGACATGCTGCGGGACGCCTGTTACATCCTGGACCTGGAGAAGGTCCCGCCGATGTACGTCAACCAGGACCCGCAGCCGAACGCGATGTGCATCGGCCTGGACGAGCCGATCATCGTCGTCACCACGGGTCTGGTCGATCTGCTCGACGAGGAGGAGATGCGGGCGGTCGTGGGCCACGAGGTGGGCCACGCGCTGTCCGGCCACTCGGTCTACCGGACCATCCTGCTGTTCCTGACCAGCCTGGCCCTCAGGGTGGCGTGGATCCCGCTGGGCAACCTCGCGATCATGGCGATCGTGACCGCGCTGCGCGAGTGGTTCCGCAAGTCGGAGCTGTCGGCGGACCGGGCGGGTCTGCTGGTCGGCCAGGACCTCAAGGCCTCGATGCGCGGTCTGATGAAGCTGGCCGGCGGCCACCATCTGCACGAGATGAACGTGGACGCGTTCCTGAAGCAGGCCGAGGAGTACGAGGCCGGTGGCGACCTGCGCGACTCCGTGCTGAAGATCCTGAACGTCCTGCCGCGCTCCCACCCCTTCACCACCGTGCGGGCGGCCGAGCTGAAGAAGTGGGCCGAGTCCCGCGACTACCAGCGGATCATGGACGGCCACTACCCGCGCCGCACGGAGGACAAGGACACCTCGGTCACGGACTCCTTCCGTGAGTCGGCGGCGAGCTACGCGACCAACGTCAAGAGCTCCAAGGACCCGCTGATGAAGCTGGTCAGCGACATCGCCGGCGGGGCGGGCGACCTGGGCGGCAGGGTACGGCGGGGCTTCGGCGGCTTCTCGAACTCGGCCCCGCGGGACGACGGCAGGCCCGACGAGGGGGACGGCCCCACGCAGACCGGCTGA
- a CDS encoding glutamate-5-semialdehyde dehydrogenase: MTSLSPYDSMTPVTQAAYRAKAAAADLAPLPRAEKDDALLAIADALEVRTSEIVEANAKDIAKAREAGTSETVIDRLTLTPERVRAIASDVRDVVALPDPVGEVVRGSTLPNGIDLRQVRVPLGVVGIIYEARPNVTVDAAALCLKSGNAVLLRGSASAYESNTALVRVLRDAVGGAGLPADAVQLVPGESRESVRELMRARGLVDVLIPRGGASLIQTVVTESIVPVIETGTGNCHVYVDAQADLDMAIDILINSKAQRPSVCNAAETLLVHQDIAPEFLPRALDALAEAGVTVHADPRVLAYAKDTKATVVEATLEDWDTEYLSYDIAAAVVDSLDKAVEHIRLWTSGHTEAIVTTSQQAARRFTQLVDSTTVAVNASTRFTDGGQFGFGAEIGISTQKLHARGPMGLPELTSTKYIVTGDGHIRR, from the coding sequence ATGACCTCCCTCTCGCCGTACGACTCCATGACCCCGGTCACCCAGGCCGCCTACCGGGCCAAGGCCGCCGCCGCCGACCTCGCCCCGCTGCCCAGGGCCGAGAAGGACGACGCGCTGCTCGCCATCGCGGACGCCCTGGAGGTCCGTACGAGCGAGATCGTCGAGGCCAACGCCAAGGACATCGCCAAGGCCCGCGAGGCAGGCACCAGCGAGACGGTCATCGACCGGCTCACCCTCACCCCGGAGCGGGTGCGCGCGATCGCCTCCGACGTCCGGGACGTCGTCGCGCTGCCCGACCCGGTCGGCGAGGTCGTGCGCGGCTCGACCCTGCCCAACGGCATCGACCTGCGCCAGGTCCGCGTCCCGCTCGGCGTGGTCGGCATCATCTACGAGGCCCGCCCGAACGTCACGGTCGACGCCGCCGCCCTGTGCCTGAAGTCCGGCAACGCCGTCCTGCTGCGCGGCTCGGCCTCCGCGTACGAGTCGAACACCGCCCTCGTGCGGGTCCTGCGCGACGCCGTGGGCGGGGCCGGGCTGCCCGCCGACGCCGTCCAGCTCGTGCCCGGCGAGTCCCGCGAGAGCGTGCGCGAGCTGATGCGCGCCCGCGGTCTGGTCGACGTGCTCATCCCGCGCGGCGGTGCCTCGCTGATCCAGACCGTCGTGACGGAGTCGATCGTCCCCGTCATCGAGACCGGCACCGGCAACTGCCACGTCTACGTCGACGCCCAGGCCGACCTCGACATGGCGATCGACATCCTGATCAACTCCAAGGCCCAGCGGCCCAGCGTCTGCAACGCCGCCGAGACCCTCCTGGTCCACCAGGACATCGCCCCCGAGTTCCTGCCGCGCGCCCTGGACGCCCTCGCCGAGGCCGGCGTGACCGTCCACGCCGACCCGCGGGTGCTGGCCTACGCGAAGGACACCAAGGCGACCGTCGTCGAGGCCACCCTGGAGGACTGGGACACCGAGTACCTCTCCTACGACATCGCCGCCGCCGTCGTCGACTCGCTCGACAAGGCCGTCGAGCACATCCGGCTGTGGACCTCCGGTCACACCGAGGCCATCGTCACCACCTCCCAGCAGGCGGCCCGCCGTTTCACCCAGCTGGTGGACTCCACGACCGTCGCGGTCAACGCCTCCACCCGCTTCACCGACGGCGGCCAGTTCGGCTTCGGCGCGGAGATCGGCATCTCCACCCAGAAGCTGCACGCGCGCGGTCCGATGGGCCTGCCGGAGCTGACGAGCACGAAGTACATCGTCACCGGCGACGGTCACATCCGCCGCTGA
- the proB gene encoding glutamate 5-kinase has product MGEARRIVVKVGSSSLTTASGGLDADRVDALVDVLAKSRSGGEREIVLVSSGAIAAGLAPLGLRRRPRDLARQQAAASVGQGLLVARYTASFARYGVRVGQVLLTSDDMSRRAHHRNASRTLDKLLAMGALPIVNENDTVATDEIRFGDNDRLAALVAHLVHADLLVLLSDIDGVYDGDPSKPGTSRIAEVHGPGDLAGVEIGSAGKAGVGTGGMVTKVEAARIAAAAGIPVVLTSAIHAADALSGGDTGTYFHPAGKRSADRLLWLQHASTPQGSLTLDDGAVKAVVDRRKSLLPAGIASVEGEFVAGDPVELRDGTGHAVARGLVNFDAKEIPRLIGRSTRELARELGPAYEREVVHRDDLVILHP; this is encoded by the coding sequence GTGGGCGAGGCCCGCAGGATCGTCGTCAAGGTGGGTTCCTCGTCGCTGACCACCGCATCCGGCGGCCTCGACGCCGACCGGGTCGACGCGCTCGTCGACGTCCTCGCCAAGAGCCGCAGCGGCGGTGAGCGCGAGATCGTCCTCGTCTCCTCCGGGGCCATCGCGGCCGGACTCGCCCCGCTGGGCCTGCGCCGCCGCCCCCGGGACCTCGCCCGCCAGCAGGCCGCCGCCAGCGTCGGACAGGGTCTGCTCGTCGCCCGCTACACCGCCTCCTTCGCCCGCTACGGCGTCCGTGTCGGCCAGGTGCTGCTGACCAGCGACGACATGAGCCGCCGCGCCCACCACCGCAACGCCTCCCGCACCCTCGACAAGCTCCTCGCGATGGGCGCCCTCCCGATCGTCAACGAGAACGACACGGTCGCCACGGACGAGATCCGCTTCGGCGACAACGACCGGCTCGCCGCTCTGGTGGCCCACCTGGTCCACGCCGACCTGCTCGTCCTGCTCTCCGACATCGACGGCGTCTACGACGGCGACCCCAGCAAGCCGGGCACCTCGCGGATAGCGGAGGTGCACGGGCCCGGGGACCTGGCGGGCGTCGAGATCGGCAGCGCCGGAAAGGCCGGCGTGGGCACCGGCGGCATGGTCACCAAGGTCGAGGCCGCCCGGATCGCGGCCGCCGCCGGCATCCCCGTGGTGCTGACCAGTGCCATCCACGCGGCCGACGCGCTGTCCGGCGGCGACACCGGCACCTACTTCCACCCCGCAGGGAAGCGCTCCGCCGACCGGCTGCTGTGGCTCCAGCACGCCTCCACCCCGCAAGGCTCGCTGACCTTGGACGACGGTGCCGTCAAGGCCGTTGTCGACCGCCGCAAGTCGCTGCTGCCGGCCGGGATCGCCTCCGTCGAGGGCGAGTTCGTCGCGGGTGATCCCGTCGAACTGCGGGACGGCACCGGGCACGCGGTGGCCCGCGGGCTCGTCAACTTCGACGCCAAGGAGATCCCGCGGCTGATCGGCCGCTCCACCCGGGAGCTGGCGCGGGAGCTCGGACCGGCCTACGAGCGGGAGGTCGTCCACCGGGACGATCTGGTGATCCTGCATCCCTGA